From a region of the Arvicanthis niloticus isolate mArvNil1 chromosome 6, mArvNil1.pat.X, whole genome shotgun sequence genome:
- the Higd1b gene encoding HIG1 domain family member 1B, with the protein MSANKGWWVPPEGEDNLSEKFLRKTRESPLVPIGVAGCLVIAAYRIYRLKARGSTKLSIHLIHTRVAAQACAVGAIMLGAMYTMYRDYIKRVSEDAEK; encoded by the exons ATGTCTGCTAACAAGGGCTGGTGGGTGCCACCCGAGGGTGAGGACAACCTGTCCGAGAAGTTCCTAAGGAAGACCAGGGAGTCTCCACTGGTGCCTATAG GTGTAGCAGGCTGCCTGGTGATAGCAGCATACAGGATTTACAGGCTGAAGGCTCGGGGTTCCACCAAGCTGTCCATCCATCTGATTCACACCAGAGTGGCAGCACAGGCGTGTGCTGTGGGGGCCATCATGCTGG GTGCCATGTATACAATGTACAGAGACTACATCAAGAGGGTGTCAGAGGATGCTGAGAAGTAG